One window of Branchiostoma lanceolatum isolate klBraLanc5 chromosome 6, klBraLanc5.hap2, whole genome shotgun sequence genomic DNA carries:
- the LOC136436686 gene encoding MFS-type transporter SLC18B1-like isoform X1, whose product MMKEHEGLRGALTSTGKSLNSQYGSVAMLPDGANALADPTETPVEEDASSGGFSCTKGSRVQIFTFVCIALNNFIAFCTYSIVFAFFPGEALQRGASQITVGFIIAIYAIVGLVAGPFFGKYLTSIGSRFMLIGGLLLSGGCTVLFGFLQYTEGTTFIVLCFAIRSIEALAVSASSTAGTAILTHAFPNNVATVMGALESFTGLGLMAGPPIGGFLYDAGGFKLPFLVVGGVLLCCGVCLWILVPQQPDENKGGKKTGSLLSLLKLPAIIFTSGLNVVIASTTSFLDPVLQPYLAKKYKYLTPTHMGLIFLLFLSVYAILAPLWGWIADKKKEAMRFMIITGLIIFSAATVMIAPSPLLTDYLNVLPKNQLWMHIVGLATMALGIGVAASPIFNEMLYAASDAGMEDSLVTNGLVAGLYSAGFSIGEFIGPTASSALVQKFGFPWATTALGGFTLSYAVVMLIFYICDYCCCPKRRHVGPSTEEEKTAD is encoded by the exons ATGATGAAGGAACACGAGGGCCTCCGCGGTGCACTGACCAGCACAGGTAAAAGCCTCAACAGCCAGTACGGCTCCGTTGCCATGCTTCCCGACGGAGCCAACGCCCTTGCAGATCCCACAGAGACTCCAGTGGAGGAAGACGCCAGTTCAGGGGGTTTCAGCTGCACCAAGGGGTCCAGAGTCCAGATCTTCACGTTTGTCTGCATCGCCCTGAACAACTTTATAGCGTTCTGTACTTACTCCATAGTTTTTGCCTTCTTCCCGGGAGAG GCTCTCCAAAGAGGAGCCTCCCAGATCACAGTGGGGTTTATTATTGCAATCTATGCGATAGTGGGCTTAGTCGCCGGACCGTTCTTTGGGAAATAT CTCACATCCATCGGGTCCAGGTTCATGTTGATAGGTGGGCTGCTTCTGTCAGGGGGCTGTACTGTCTTGTTTGG CTTCCTACAGTACACGGAGGGGACCACTTTCATAGTTCTTTGCTTCGCGATCCGTTCCATTGAAGCTCTTGCAGTGTCTGCCTCCAGTACAGCAGGAACAGCCATCCTGACTCATGCGTTTCCGAACAATGTGGCTACAGTCATG GGAGCTCTGGAATCATTTACTGGGCTGGGTCTGATGGCAGGTCCACCAATCGGCGGCTTTTTGTATGAC GCTGGAGGGTTCAAACTGCCATTCCTGGTGGTGGGAGGAGTTCTGCTGTGTTGTGGCGTGTGTTTGTGGATCTTGGTCCCACAACAGCCCG ATGAGAATAAAGGGGGAAAGAAGACAGGATCTCTGTTGTCGTTACTCAAGCTGCCAGCCATCATCTTCACAT CTGGTTTGAATGTGGTGATTGCTAGCACCACGTCCTTTCTCGATCCAGTTCTACAGCCGTACCTAGCAAAGAAG TACAAATATCTGACCCCCACTCACATGGGTCTGATTTTCCTGTTGTTTCTGTCGGTTTACGCCATCCTGGCACCGCTGTGGGGCTGGATAGCAGACAAGAAG aaAGAAGCGATGCGGTTCATGATCATCACAGGACTGATCATCTTTTCAGCAGCAACGGTGATGATTGCACCGTCTCCTCTCCTGACAGACTACCTCAACGTTTTACCGAA AAATCAACTTTGGATGCACATCGTCGGACTTGCAACAATGGCGTTAGGAATTGGCGTGGCCGCGTCACCGATCTTTAATGAGATGCTTTATGCAGCCAG TGATGCTGGTATGGAAGACAGCCTTGTGACGAACGGTTTAGTGGCAGGACTGTACAGCGCAGGCTTTTCGATTGG GGAGTTCATCGGTCCAACAGCCAGCAGTGCCCTGGTTCAGAAGTTCGGCTTCCCGTGGGCGACCACTGCACTTGGAGGGTTCACCTTATCTTAC GCTGTAGTGATGCTCATATTCTACATCTGTGACTATTGCTGTTGTCCAAAAAG GAGGCACGTGGGACCGTCAACGGAGGAAGAAAAGACTGCTGATTAA
- the LOC136436686 gene encoding MFS-type transporter SLC18B1-like isoform X2, whose translation MMKEHEGLRGALTSTGKSLNSQYGSVAMLPDGANALADPTETPVEEDASSGGFSCTKGSRVQIFTFVCIALNNFIAFCTYSIVFAFFPGEALQRGASQITVGFIIAIYAIVGLVAGPFFGKYLTSIGSRFMLIGGLLLSGGCTVLFGFLQYTEGTTFIVLCFAIRSIEALAVSASSTAGTAILTHAFPNNVATVMGALESFTGLGLMAGPPIGGFLYDAGGFKLPFLVVGGVLLCCGVCLWILVPQQPDENKGGKKTGSLLSLLKLPAIIFTSGLNVVIASTTSFLDPVLQPYLAKKYKYLTPTHMGLIFLLFLSVYAILAPLWGWIADKKKEAMRFMIITGLIIFSAATVMIAPSPLLTDYLNVLPKNQLWMHIVGLATMALGIGVAASPIFNEMLYAASDAGMEDSLVTNGLVAGLYSAGFSIGL comes from the exons ATGATGAAGGAACACGAGGGCCTCCGCGGTGCACTGACCAGCACAGGTAAAAGCCTCAACAGCCAGTACGGCTCCGTTGCCATGCTTCCCGACGGAGCCAACGCCCTTGCAGATCCCACAGAGACTCCAGTGGAGGAAGACGCCAGTTCAGGGGGTTTCAGCTGCACCAAGGGGTCCAGAGTCCAGATCTTCACGTTTGTCTGCATCGCCCTGAACAACTTTATAGCGTTCTGTACTTACTCCATAGTTTTTGCCTTCTTCCCGGGAGAG GCTCTCCAAAGAGGAGCCTCCCAGATCACAGTGGGGTTTATTATTGCAATCTATGCGATAGTGGGCTTAGTCGCCGGACCGTTCTTTGGGAAATAT CTCACATCCATCGGGTCCAGGTTCATGTTGATAGGTGGGCTGCTTCTGTCAGGGGGCTGTACTGTCTTGTTTGG CTTCCTACAGTACACGGAGGGGACCACTTTCATAGTTCTTTGCTTCGCGATCCGTTCCATTGAAGCTCTTGCAGTGTCTGCCTCCAGTACAGCAGGAACAGCCATCCTGACTCATGCGTTTCCGAACAATGTGGCTACAGTCATG GGAGCTCTGGAATCATTTACTGGGCTGGGTCTGATGGCAGGTCCACCAATCGGCGGCTTTTTGTATGAC GCTGGAGGGTTCAAACTGCCATTCCTGGTGGTGGGAGGAGTTCTGCTGTGTTGTGGCGTGTGTTTGTGGATCTTGGTCCCACAACAGCCCG ATGAGAATAAAGGGGGAAAGAAGACAGGATCTCTGTTGTCGTTACTCAAGCTGCCAGCCATCATCTTCACAT CTGGTTTGAATGTGGTGATTGCTAGCACCACGTCCTTTCTCGATCCAGTTCTACAGCCGTACCTAGCAAAGAAG TACAAATATCTGACCCCCACTCACATGGGTCTGATTTTCCTGTTGTTTCTGTCGGTTTACGCCATCCTGGCACCGCTGTGGGGCTGGATAGCAGACAAGAAG aaAGAAGCGATGCGGTTCATGATCATCACAGGACTGATCATCTTTTCAGCAGCAACGGTGATGATTGCACCGTCTCCTCTCCTGACAGACTACCTCAACGTTTTACCGAA AAATCAACTTTGGATGCACATCGTCGGACTTGCAACAATGGCGTTAGGAATTGGCGTGGCCGCGTCACCGATCTTTAATGAGATGCTTTATGCAGCCAG TGATGCTGGTATGGAAGACAGCCTTGTGACGAACGGTTTAGTGGCAGGACTGTACAGCGCAGGCTTTTCGATTGG GCTGTAG